The following coding sequences are from one Rhinoraja longicauda isolate Sanriku21f chromosome 37, sRhiLon1.1, whole genome shotgun sequence window:
- the LOC144610609 gene encoding uncharacterized protein LOC144610609 isoform X1: MNELSSNGHPFLCGAASCWGMVPQVPVSLPYFTQDWDQLRRTMTELSLKGLPLLQGTFMLLHALSFKALKAYVSYSAISCYTPGWRDCHMRCVSCVVKTWIRPQNAQSQQKSREKIKGLKLGTRRQVTPDIAFQLGARKSSDRGTIGRETGCGFEERREAEKEQGGDEEAPGRRDGGSESGQAAQEQGGHEGAAADGVGGAAGRAATQEPRGHEALPRDGVGGASGRPAAQEPRADQGPAAAGVPGATPGAAAQELGADQSAAAGGDRGGARAQAASQLGRHQEAAGAGDPGAAQEEAAQELGGHQEPAAAEERGREGGHAVQDMGGNEAVHPAGHAGGQGQGQALPPAGGQGAGGGSSGGTPPQQGAAQVLLPARHGGPQMKRDAGFLNLVQ; encoded by the exons ATGAATGAGCTTTCTTCAAATGGACATCCTTTTCTTTGCG GGGCTGCCTCTTGCTGGGGTATGGTCCCCCAAGTGCCAGTGTCTCTTCCGTACTTCACCCAAG ATTGGGATCAACTCAGGAGAACTATGACTGAGCTCTCTTTAAAAGGACTTCCACTTCTACAAG gtacgtTCATGCTTCTCCATGCTTTGTCCTTTAAGGCATTGAAAGCATACGTAAGTTACTCTGCAATCTCCTGTTacaccccgggatggcgggactgtcatatgag GTGTGTTAGTTGTGTAGTGAAGACCTGGATCAGGCCTCAAAACGCTCAGAGTCAGCAGAAAAGTAGAGAAAAGATCAAGGGATTGAAGTTGGGGACTAGACGTCAAGTTACTCCAGATATTGCTTTTCAGCTTGGAGCTAGAAA ATCCAGTGATCGGGGAACTATTGGCAGAGAAACAGGCTGTGGATTTGAAGAAAGAAGAGAAGCTGAAAAAGAACAGGGAGGCGATGAAGAAGCACCGGGAAGGAGAGACGGTGGATCAGAGAGCGGACAGGCTGCGCAAGAACAGGGAGGCCATGAGGGTGCGGCGGCAGACGGAGTCGGAGGAGCAGCGGGACGAGCGGCTACGCAAGAACCGCGAGGCCATGAAGCACTACCGCGAGACGGAGTCGGAGGAGCGTCGGGACGACCGGCTGCGCAGGAACCGCGAGCTGATCAAGGGCCGGCGGCTGCTGGAGTCCCAGGAGCAACGCCAGGAGCGGCTGCGCAGGAACTGGGAGCTGACCAAAGTGCGGCggctggaggagaccgaggaggaGCGCGAGCACAGGCTGCGTCGCAACTGGGACGGCATCAAGAAGCGGCGGGAGCAGGAGACCCAGGAGCAGCGCAAGAGGAGGCTGCGCAAGAACTGGGAGGGCATCAAGAACCGGCGGCAGCAGAAGAACGAGGGCGAGAAGGAGGACATGCTGTGCAGGATATGGGAGGCAATGAGGCAGTTCACCCAGCAGGACATGCAGGAGGACAAGGACAGGGACAAGCGCTGCCACCTGCTGGTGGACAAGGGGCTGGCGGAGGGAGCTCCGGAGGAACTCCTCCACAACAGGGAGCCGCCCAGGTGCTGCTTCCAGCACGACATGGAGGCCCGCAAATGAAAAGGGACGCCGGATTTTTAAACCTGGTCCAGTAA
- the LOC144610609 gene encoding uncharacterized protein LOC144610609 isoform X2, with product MNELSSNGHPFLCDWDQLRRTMTELSLKGLPLLQGTFMLLHALSFKALKAYVSYSAISCYTPGWRDCHMRCVSCVVKTWIRPQNAQSQQKSREKIKGLKLGTRRQVTPDIAFQLGARKSSDRGTIGRETGCGFEERREAEKEQGGDEEAPGRRDGGSESGQAAQEQGGHEGAAADGVGGAAGRAATQEPRGHEALPRDGVGGASGRPAAQEPRADQGPAAAGVPGATPGAAAQELGADQSAAAGGDRGGARAQAASQLGRHQEAAGAGDPGAAQEEAAQELGGHQEPAAAEERGREGGHAVQDMGGNEAVHPAGHAGGQGQGQALPPAGGQGAGGGSSGGTPPQQGAAQVLLPARHGGPQMKRDAGFLNLVQ from the exons ATGAATGAGCTTTCTTCAAATGGACATCCTTTTCTTTGCG ATTGGGATCAACTCAGGAGAACTATGACTGAGCTCTCTTTAAAAGGACTTCCACTTCTACAAG gtacgtTCATGCTTCTCCATGCTTTGTCCTTTAAGGCATTGAAAGCATACGTAAGTTACTCTGCAATCTCCTGTTacaccccgggatggcgggactgtcatatgag GTGTGTTAGTTGTGTAGTGAAGACCTGGATCAGGCCTCAAAACGCTCAGAGTCAGCAGAAAAGTAGAGAAAAGATCAAGGGATTGAAGTTGGGGACTAGACGTCAAGTTACTCCAGATATTGCTTTTCAGCTTGGAGCTAGAAA ATCCAGTGATCGGGGAACTATTGGCAGAGAAACAGGCTGTGGATTTGAAGAAAGAAGAGAAGCTGAAAAAGAACAGGGAGGCGATGAAGAAGCACCGGGAAGGAGAGACGGTGGATCAGAGAGCGGACAGGCTGCGCAAGAACAGGGAGGCCATGAGGGTGCGGCGGCAGACGGAGTCGGAGGAGCAGCGGGACGAGCGGCTACGCAAGAACCGCGAGGCCATGAAGCACTACCGCGAGACGGAGTCGGAGGAGCGTCGGGACGACCGGCTGCGCAGGAACCGCGAGCTGATCAAGGGCCGGCGGCTGCTGGAGTCCCAGGAGCAACGCCAGGAGCGGCTGCGCAGGAACTGGGAGCTGACCAAAGTGCGGCggctggaggagaccgaggaggaGCGCGAGCACAGGCTGCGTCGCAACTGGGACGGCATCAAGAAGCGGCGGGAGCAGGAGACCCAGGAGCAGCGCAAGAGGAGGCTGCGCAAGAACTGGGAGGGCATCAAGAACCGGCGGCAGCAGAAGAACGAGGGCGAGAAGGAGGACATGCTGTGCAGGATATGGGAGGCAATGAGGCAGTTCACCCAGCAGGACATGCAGGAGGACAAGGACAGGGACAAGCGCTGCCACCTGCTGGTGGACAAGGGGCTGGCGGAGGGAGCTCCGGAGGAACTCCTCCACAACAGGGAGCCGCCCAGGTGCTGCTTCCAGCACGACATGGAGGCCCGCAAATGAAAAGGGACGCCGGATTTTTAAACCTGGTCCAGTAA
- the LOC144610609 gene encoding uncharacterized protein LOC144610609 isoform X5: MNELSSNGHPFLCGAASCWGMVPQVPVSLPYFTQDWDQLRRTMTELSLKGLPLLQDPVIGELLAEKQAVDLKKEEKLKKNREAMKKHREGETVDQRADRLRKNREAMRVRRQTESEEQRDERLRKNREAMKHYRETESEERRDDRLRRNRELIKGRRLLESQEQRQERLRRNWELTKVRRLEETEEEREHRLRRNWDGIKKRREQETQEQRKRRLRKNWEGIKNRRQQKNEGEKEDMLCRIWEAMRQFTQQDMQEDKDRDKRCHLLVDKGLAEGAPEELLHNREPPRCCFQHDMEARK; encoded by the exons ATGAATGAGCTTTCTTCAAATGGACATCCTTTTCTTTGCG GGGCTGCCTCTTGCTGGGGTATGGTCCCCCAAGTGCCAGTGTCTCTTCCGTACTTCACCCAAG ATTGGGATCAACTCAGGAGAACTATGACTGAGCTCTCTTTAAAAGGACTTCCACTTCTACAAG ATCCAGTGATCGGGGAACTATTGGCAGAGAAACAGGCTGTGGATTTGAAGAAAGAAGAGAAGCTGAAAAAGAACAGGGAGGCGATGAAGAAGCACCGGGAAGGAGAGACGGTGGATCAGAGAGCGGACAGGCTGCGCAAGAACAGGGAGGCCATGAGGGTGCGGCGGCAGACGGAGTCGGAGGAGCAGCGGGACGAGCGGCTACGCAAGAACCGCGAGGCCATGAAGCACTACCGCGAGACGGAGTCGGAGGAGCGTCGGGACGACCGGCTGCGCAGGAACCGCGAGCTGATCAAGGGCCGGCGGCTGCTGGAGTCCCAGGAGCAACGCCAGGAGCGGCTGCGCAGGAACTGGGAGCTGACCAAAGTGCGGCggctggaggagaccgaggaggaGCGCGAGCACAGGCTGCGTCGCAACTGGGACGGCATCAAGAAGCGGCGGGAGCAGGAGACCCAGGAGCAGCGCAAGAGGAGGCTGCGCAAGAACTGGGAGGGCATCAAGAACCGGCGGCAGCAGAAGAACGAGGGCGAGAAGGAGGACATGCTGTGCAGGATATGGGAGGCAATGAGGCAGTTCACCCAGCAGGACATGCAGGAGGACAAGGACAGGGACAAGCGCTGCCACCTGCTGGTGGACAAGGGGCTGGCGGAGGGAGCTCCGGAGGAACTCCTCCACAACAGGGAGCCGCCCAGGTGCTGCTTCCAGCACGACATGGAGGCCCGCAAATGA
- the LOC144610609 gene encoding uncharacterized protein LOC144610609 isoform X4 produces the protein MRCVSCVVKTWIRPQNAQSQQKSREKIKGLKLGTRRQVTPDIAFQLGARKSSDRGTIGRETGCGFEERREAEKEQGGDEEAPGRRDGGSESGQAAQEQGGHEGAAADGVGGAAGRAATQEPRGHEALPRDGVGGASGRPAAQEPRADQGPAAAGVPGATPGAAAQELGADQSAAAGGDRGGARAQAASQLGRHQEAAGAGDPGAAQEEAAQELGGHQEPAAAEERGREGGHAVQDMGGNEAVHPAGHAGGQGQGQALPPAGGQGAGGGSSGGTPPQQGAAQVLLPARHGGPQMKRDAGFLNLVQ, from the exons atgag GTGTGTTAGTTGTGTAGTGAAGACCTGGATCAGGCCTCAAAACGCTCAGAGTCAGCAGAAAAGTAGAGAAAAGATCAAGGGATTGAAGTTGGGGACTAGACGTCAAGTTACTCCAGATATTGCTTTTCAGCTTGGAGCTAGAAA ATCCAGTGATCGGGGAACTATTGGCAGAGAAACAGGCTGTGGATTTGAAGAAAGAAGAGAAGCTGAAAAAGAACAGGGAGGCGATGAAGAAGCACCGGGAAGGAGAGACGGTGGATCAGAGAGCGGACAGGCTGCGCAAGAACAGGGAGGCCATGAGGGTGCGGCGGCAGACGGAGTCGGAGGAGCAGCGGGACGAGCGGCTACGCAAGAACCGCGAGGCCATGAAGCACTACCGCGAGACGGAGTCGGAGGAGCGTCGGGACGACCGGCTGCGCAGGAACCGCGAGCTGATCAAGGGCCGGCGGCTGCTGGAGTCCCAGGAGCAACGCCAGGAGCGGCTGCGCAGGAACTGGGAGCTGACCAAAGTGCGGCggctggaggagaccgaggaggaGCGCGAGCACAGGCTGCGTCGCAACTGGGACGGCATCAAGAAGCGGCGGGAGCAGGAGACCCAGGAGCAGCGCAAGAGGAGGCTGCGCAAGAACTGGGAGGGCATCAAGAACCGGCGGCAGCAGAAGAACGAGGGCGAGAAGGAGGACATGCTGTGCAGGATATGGGAGGCAATGAGGCAGTTCACCCAGCAGGACATGCAGGAGGACAAGGACAGGGACAAGCGCTGCCACCTGCTGGTGGACAAGGGGCTGGCGGAGGGAGCTCCGGAGGAACTCCTCCACAACAGGGAGCCGCCCAGGTGCTGCTTCCAGCACGACATGGAGGCCCGCAAATGAAAAGGGACGCCGGATTTTTAAACCTGGTCCAGTAA
- the LOC144610609 gene encoding uncharacterized protein LOC144610609 isoform X6: protein MNELSSNGHPFLCDWDQLRRTMTELSLKGLPLLQDPVIGELLAEKQAVDLKKEEKLKKNREAMKKHREGETVDQRADRLRKNREAMRVRRQTESEEQRDERLRKNREAMKHYRETESEERRDDRLRRNRELIKGRRLLESQEQRQERLRRNWELTKVRRLEETEEEREHRLRRNWDGIKKRREQETQEQRKRRLRKNWEGIKNRRQQKNEGEKEDMLCRIWEAMRQFTQQDMQEDKDRDKRCHLLVDKGLAEGAPEELLHNREPPRCCFQHDMEARK, encoded by the exons ATGAATGAGCTTTCTTCAAATGGACATCCTTTTCTTTGCG ATTGGGATCAACTCAGGAGAACTATGACTGAGCTCTCTTTAAAAGGACTTCCACTTCTACAAG ATCCAGTGATCGGGGAACTATTGGCAGAGAAACAGGCTGTGGATTTGAAGAAAGAAGAGAAGCTGAAAAAGAACAGGGAGGCGATGAAGAAGCACCGGGAAGGAGAGACGGTGGATCAGAGAGCGGACAGGCTGCGCAAGAACAGGGAGGCCATGAGGGTGCGGCGGCAGACGGAGTCGGAGGAGCAGCGGGACGAGCGGCTACGCAAGAACCGCGAGGCCATGAAGCACTACCGCGAGACGGAGTCGGAGGAGCGTCGGGACGACCGGCTGCGCAGGAACCGCGAGCTGATCAAGGGCCGGCGGCTGCTGGAGTCCCAGGAGCAACGCCAGGAGCGGCTGCGCAGGAACTGGGAGCTGACCAAAGTGCGGCggctggaggagaccgaggaggaGCGCGAGCACAGGCTGCGTCGCAACTGGGACGGCATCAAGAAGCGGCGGGAGCAGGAGACCCAGGAGCAGCGCAAGAGGAGGCTGCGCAAGAACTGGGAGGGCATCAAGAACCGGCGGCAGCAGAAGAACGAGGGCGAGAAGGAGGACATGCTGTGCAGGATATGGGAGGCAATGAGGCAGTTCACCCAGCAGGACATGCAGGAGGACAAGGACAGGGACAAGCGCTGCCACCTGCTGGTGGACAAGGGGCTGGCGGAGGGAGCTCCGGAGGAACTCCTCCACAACAGGGAGCCGCCCAGGTGCTGCTTCCAGCACGACATGGAGGCCCGCAAATGA
- the LOC144610609 gene encoding uncharacterized protein LOC144610609 isoform X3: MNELSSNGHPFLCGAASCWGMVPQVPVSLPYFTQDWDQLRRTMTELSLKGLPLLQGTFMLLHALSFKALKAYVSYSAISCYTPGWRDCHMRSSDRGTIGRETGCGFEERREAEKEQGGDEEAPGRRDGGSESGQAAQEQGGHEGAAADGVGGAAGRAATQEPRGHEALPRDGVGGASGRPAAQEPRADQGPAAAGVPGATPGAAAQELGADQSAAAGGDRGGARAQAASQLGRHQEAAGAGDPGAAQEEAAQELGGHQEPAAAEERGREGGHAVQDMGGNEAVHPAGHAGGQGQGQALPPAGGQGAGGGSSGGTPPQQGAAQVLLPARHGGPQMKRDAGFLNLVQ; this comes from the exons ATGAATGAGCTTTCTTCAAATGGACATCCTTTTCTTTGCG GGGCTGCCTCTTGCTGGGGTATGGTCCCCCAAGTGCCAGTGTCTCTTCCGTACTTCACCCAAG ATTGGGATCAACTCAGGAGAACTATGACTGAGCTCTCTTTAAAAGGACTTCCACTTCTACAAG gtacgtTCATGCTTCTCCATGCTTTGTCCTTTAAGGCATTGAAAGCATACGTAAGTTACTCTGCAATCTCCTGTTacaccccgggatggcgggactgtcatatgag ATCCAGTGATCGGGGAACTATTGGCAGAGAAACAGGCTGTGGATTTGAAGAAAGAAGAGAAGCTGAAAAAGAACAGGGAGGCGATGAAGAAGCACCGGGAAGGAGAGACGGTGGATCAGAGAGCGGACAGGCTGCGCAAGAACAGGGAGGCCATGAGGGTGCGGCGGCAGACGGAGTCGGAGGAGCAGCGGGACGAGCGGCTACGCAAGAACCGCGAGGCCATGAAGCACTACCGCGAGACGGAGTCGGAGGAGCGTCGGGACGACCGGCTGCGCAGGAACCGCGAGCTGATCAAGGGCCGGCGGCTGCTGGAGTCCCAGGAGCAACGCCAGGAGCGGCTGCGCAGGAACTGGGAGCTGACCAAAGTGCGGCggctggaggagaccgaggaggaGCGCGAGCACAGGCTGCGTCGCAACTGGGACGGCATCAAGAAGCGGCGGGAGCAGGAGACCCAGGAGCAGCGCAAGAGGAGGCTGCGCAAGAACTGGGAGGGCATCAAGAACCGGCGGCAGCAGAAGAACGAGGGCGAGAAGGAGGACATGCTGTGCAGGATATGGGAGGCAATGAGGCAGTTCACCCAGCAGGACATGCAGGAGGACAAGGACAGGGACAAGCGCTGCCACCTGCTGGTGGACAAGGGGCTGGCGGAGGGAGCTCCGGAGGAACTCCTCCACAACAGGGAGCCGCCCAGGTGCTGCTTCCAGCACGACATGGAGGCCCGCAAATGAAAAGGGACGCCGGATTTTTAAACCTGGTCCAGTAA